One genomic region from Candidatus Xiphinematobacter sp. encodes:
- a CDS encoding M23 family metallopeptidase, whose protein sequence is MRLVLLFLATIVFSSLSVQSRELPLGIKIPIVDGFDYPVASPNATGYCKSRGWSKRHPGEDWISLLKSPKALLGAPVYAIGTGRVVFARNAPGGWGNVVIVRHAFHENGKLYLIDSFYAHLRRVLVHERQRVVKGEKVGEIGTNRGMYSPHLHFEIRKNLLIGTCRLRYARTLDNYYVPTTFIEKHRRLKRRGRYVKMIMTRFTFQDTLPLPIDESKSHLGNVLGKRSKKGGGRGAFCSHPGVAPGLTIR, encoded by the coding sequence ATGCGCCTAGTACTTCTTTTTCTAGCTACCATTGTCTTCTCCTCCTTATCCGTCCAATCAAGGGAATTACCCCTCGGAATCAAGATTCCGATAGTTGATGGGTTTGATTACCCCGTAGCCAGTCCAAATGCTACAGGGTACTGCAAGTCGAGAGGATGGTCCAAGCGACATCCAGGAGAAGACTGGATCAGCCTATTAAAGAGTCCGAAGGCACTCTTAGGTGCCCCGGTCTATGCGATAGGAACTGGCAGGGTAGTGTTTGCAAGGAATGCTCCTGGAGGATGGGGCAACGTAGTTATTGTCCGGCATGCATTTCATGAGAACGGTAAGCTCTACTTGATTGATTCCTTTTATGCTCACCTCCGTCGAGTTCTAGTGCACGAAAGACAGCGTGTTGTCAAAGGGGAAAAAGTGGGAGAAATTGGAACCAATCGGGGTATGTATAGTCCACACCTACACTTCGAAATTCGAAAGAACTTGTTAATTGGAACCTGTCGGCTCAGATACGCAAGAACTCTCGATAACTATTACGTCCCGACAACCTTTATTGAGAAACATCGTAGACTCAAAAGACGAGGGCGGTACGTTAAAATGATAATGACGCGTTTTACGTTTCAGGATACGCTGCCACTTCCCATTGATGAGTCCAAAAGCCATCTAGGGAACGTCTTGGGAAAGCGTAGTAAAAAAGGGGGGGGAAGGGGGGCATTCTGTAGCCATCCAGGAGTTGCTCCTGGCTTAACCATTCGATAG